The nucleotide sequence gcctctcactccaggaaggcattgagttgctggagcatgtccggagaagggtgacaaagctggtgaggggtctggagaacacagaatagaatagaccaggttggaagagaccttcaagatcatcacatccaacccctcatccaacaccatctaatcaactaaaccatggcaccaagcaccctatccagtctcctgctaaacacctccagtgatggtgactccaccacctccctgggcagcacattccaatgggcaatctctctttctgggaagaacttcttcctaacatccagtctaaacatcccctggcacagcttgagactgtgtcctcttgttctggtgctgggtgcctgggagaagagaccagcccccacctggctacaaacctcccttcagttgtagaaagcagggctggagagcagcagctgaaggagctggggatgtttaacctggagaagaggctgaagggagacctcattgctctctacaactccctgaaagtagcttggagtgaggtggtggttggtctcttctctcttaatatcaggtgatagaaggagaggaaatgtcctgaagttatgccaggggagggataggttggagattaggaaaaaattctttgctgcaagagtggtgagggattggaaaggggctgcccagggaggtggtggagtccccatccctggaggtgttcaagaaagctgtggccgtggcactttgggacaaggcttaatggccatggtggtgttaggcctgtggttggacttcatgacctTGGAGGActttttccaaccagaacaattccatgatttttgtgggggtttttttcagcctggagttTTGCAGGGAATTACAAAAGGTGCAGTAAAATGGAGAGCACCAGGGAGAAACACAAGTAGTTGTTAGAAATGGCAGGAAAGGAAATACCCACCGTTTGAAAGCCTGTCACCAAGGGACTCAGTTTTGCTTCTGCCTGAAATGAACTacagctgctctccagaagtGCAGTGTGGCTGAATCAGGAGGCTGTAATTCTTGCTCCTGTTAGGACACAGTGATTGCAGATCATCACTGTCCCTTACAGCTCTGTGGATGAAAAAGCTAAAGGCTGAGTGGAGTGGACAGTAGGTCCTTCCCTTCCGTGGAAGACTTCTAGCAAGTGTTAGAAGGTTGGGAGACCATCAGGAAGGTAAAAATCATCCACCAGGGCTGCCTGGATAGGCCCAGGGCCTCCAAGAGTTGCAGCTCATCTAACTAAAAAAGTTAAACCTCCTCATTTTTAACAAGGAGCTCCTGAAATGGTGATAAGAAGCTAAAGGAACTGCTTTGTGTCTGTGAAACATTTCCTTCCTGCCACCTTTCTTGCGTGGTtgcaggctctgagcagtgtTTGCAGCACAACTGAAGCATGATAGTTGAAGCACaattctcctcttcctcaggcttttaggggaaatggaacacaCATCCCTCCTGGACCAGAGCTGGCCAGAAGTGCTGATGTGCAGGAGGACTGAGAGATACTGTGTTGGTGatgcaggctgtgctcagactCCCAGACTCATGGAAtgcttcagcagggcagggacaggggaTCTTGGGTGTCCAGCCACGCTGGCATGTTCAGCACAAGGAGGCTGGTTTCTCTCTTCTGGGCTTTGCAGTGTGTGTCTGAGGGCTCATTCTGTGCTGGCTGGTATTGCTGATGACAACCTTTGTCTTCCCAGGAGCTGTATGAACGGTGTGAAACCAAGAGACGGACCTTGTTCAAGCTGGCCAGTGAGACTGAGGATAATGACAGCAGtttgggtaaactgaggcacagttCTCCTGCTCTGAATTGCCTTTGTGGCATGGGactgtgccagggctgagggagggagtGGCTGCTGTGAGGACCCCTCTTCACTGTAGACGCACTTTGCTTTGAGCAAGCAGATGAAAGGCAAGATCCTCGCCTCTTAAAGCTTATCATTTCGATTCAGGCAAGGAtttgacagcagagctggaggttaGGGAGGCTTGGGGGAAATAATGGgggacagctgctgcttcagagtggggagggagctgctgtggggaacaAAGACTTGGACTCACGGTTTTTATTGTTACTGTAACGTGGATGGACCTAGGAAGGTCAGGGTAGAGCTTAGAGAAACATGGCAAAGACATGGAAGCCCAGAGCAATGGAGCTCCTAGCCAGATAATTCTGTTTCTTCTTGCTGATTCTTTAGCTGAAAACTGAGTGCTCTCCTCATGAGTGGGGGCAAAGTGCCTGAAGTCTTGGGGAGGTCATTTTTGTCTCTCTTGCACACAGGGGATATTCTGCAGGCCAGTGACAACTTATCCCGTGTGATAAATTCCTATAAGAAGATCATCGAAGGGCAGGTGATCAATGGTGAGGTGGAGCTCCCTGTGATGCCTGCAGTGGAAGGTGAGTTCCTGGGAAGCCAGCTGTTTGAAATCCTGCAACTCTGAGCCTTTTGGACTAGTAATTGTGGTAAAGTGAGGCTCTGGTGGTACTTGTGGCCAACAAAATAATGGAtcagagcaggacagggcagctCTGGATGTGAGCAacggtgctgcagctttgctgtttcCATTGCTTGTGACTCCCTTTGATACCATCAGTAGACAACCTGCATCTGAAGAGTTTGTGTGGCTGGAAGTTCTCACAcattctcctctcagcctttgtCCTCTTTCTTACTGGTGGTGTGGGAGAGGAGGATTTTTCCCAAAAGGACAAGAGcaagaggctgtggccagcctgatctagtgtggggtgtccctgcccatggcaggggggttggaactaggtgatccttgtggtcccttccaaccctgactgcttCTATGATAAGAGCAGGAGAGTGGGAGCCAGGCCAGGGGTCCTGTTCCTGACTTGGCCAGCAATTCTATTTGTGACTTTAGGCCAGCTGCCCACCTTCCACTGCAGCCTCACCACTGAGAGCTCTGGAGATGTGTGTGACAGAGTGACCGTTTGGAAGCCACTTGAGCGGTGCTccatggggagcagcagaggaatgCGTAATGCCTCTTGGCAGCACCTCACTGGGCAAGACTGTCCTGAATACCAAGATCCAGACAGGAcacattttcctctctgctggcttTTGTTTATTGCCATTCTGTGAGTTCTCCCTGAGCCTTAGCTGAGCTGAGAGGATTTTGAATTCTGCTGCAAGTAgtacctggggaggagcagtggCTGGAGCAGGTGTTGCTTTTCACAGAGGCCTTTCCTAAGGGTCTGGGTTGTTTGGAGTAGCTCGTGGCCAACAAGTGGTTATGTGGGAAGCATGTGGGCTTGCTTTGTTCTAAAGAGCCACAAGCCAAGATGGGAGGAGGAGCTCTGTGTCATCCAAACCATCTCTCCCATAGTATCTTCTGTGCCTTGGGTTTGCTCTGAGCCTTTTGCCTTCTTTCCTAGTAGTGCTCTTCTGTCTGCTGCAGGGAGTAACTCCACAAGTAACCTCAACACCCTCATTGACCTTGCTGGACTGGACGTCACCAGCACCCCGCCACCTccagtgccacccagcaccctggcagcagcccccacagcagccccagccccagctgagatCCCCATTCTCCCGCCTCCTCCCCAGGCCTTCcggagcagctcctccagccaggtggaagCCGCCCCGGCTCCGCACAGCAGCACCGCTaactccctctccctgctggatGAGGAGCTTCTCTGCTTAGGTGAGACACTGAAGGACCCAGACAaggggctcttctcccaggcagtcaccaacagagcaagagggcacagtctcaagctgtgcagggaagtttaggcttggtcttggaaagaagctcttcccagacagagagattgcccattggagtgggctgcccagggaggggctggggtcgatgtccctggaggtgtttgagaaaagcctggatgaggcacttagtgccatgctctagttgattagatagggttgggtgattggttgggcttgatcttggaggcctcttccaacctggctgattctgtgaagggctCCTCAAGCCATGCTGTGTTCTTCCTCCAGCCTGAGTGtgagggctggctgtgtgtggtgtACCTAAAAGGAGCATGAGATGCCTTTGGCTTCTAGAGGAGCCCAGAGAACACACCCTTGCACCATTCTGAGTGTAAAACCCGGTCAGTGAGCTGGTGTTAGGACTctgatctccccagagcaggctgcgaGTGAAGTGAGAGTTGAGTGCAGCTGTAGTCTGCTCTCTGTAGGTGCTTGGACATGCAGGTTGCAGTTTGGTATGGATTTCACCCCTGACTTTGTGACTGTGCTAAAGAGCAAGGTGCCTTAGAGAGCCTGCCTGTGGAGCCCTACAGATCAGGAAGAGCTGTGGGTGACTGTCAGCTGCTGATGCtgtcagtctcttttccttAACACAGACTTGCAGCCCATTTCAGTCTTCCATCAGGTTCTtgggctctggcagggctgaatGAAGTATTTTGGTGGTTCTGGAACAAGTGCCAAGGGATGGCACCTAGCTCATTTTCTCCTCCAGTCACCtacttgtttttcctttcaggtCTGAACgacccagcccctgcagcagcgaAGGAGACATCAGAAAACAATCAGTGGAGCATGTTTGAGGTACAAAGGAGGGACtcaagggaaggggagggaggggttgtCATCCTGGGAGGTCTCAGGACACACTCTCTCACCTCAGAGAAACTACACACATAGGGGCAGCTCTTCCTGAGGGCAAGTCTGGCTTAGCCCTGAAATCTGTGTCTGAACAGAGTAGACACCCCAGAATGTGGCTTTCTCAGCttcccatcctgctgcccaTGATGTTAGCACTTCCTTTGCTTAACTTACAGATCAGATGTAGCCCTGACGTAggcctcagcctttgctgcttgccaccCAGCACCAGTTTTGGTGGTaaatctctctccctctgtcaCGGTGCCGCCTGCCACAGGGGTAGCAGTGACTTGGAGCATCTGTCTGTCCTCTCTTTCAGAACGACCAGCTGGACCTGGACTTCTTTAACCCAAAGATGGGGACTGCTTGCAACCCTGCAGGGAACCCACTGCTCCATCACGCACCACAAACCACGTCTGGAACATCAGTGACGCTGCCCTCAGCTTTCACAGCCTCTCAGACtgctcccagcatcccagcaccaaACTCGGCACCATTTGTATTCTCTGCTGggccagctgcccctgctgggccTCCTAAGACTattccagctgctcctgggtaCTTCAGCTCATCTGTAGGGAGCAATACATCACAGAAGATGGATGCATTGGGACAACTCCTTGAAGAAGCCAAAGGGTAACTAAAAGTCCTGGACTTTGCTTTGTCTCTGCAGATACAAAGTCCAGCTTGCTGCTGCACCAGGTTCAGAGGCAGACTTTCTGCTTTGGTAGAAATGTCTCACTGGGGCTTTTGCTCTGCCACCTCTGCAAGGGAAAGGCAGGCACAGCTTGGTAGAGCACAACAGCTGTGCTGTTGCCTGATACAGATGTGTGGTGTGAAGTTGAAGAGGCTGCTGAGGTACAGAGGCCTTCGCCCATTGAGCCTTGCTCATCTTTGCCGGGTGgaattctgctttctttttaacTTAGAGGAGTGAGGCCTGaccctgccagcaccaccacttcctaacatctagcctaaacctcccctggcacagcttgtagctctgcttCTTACATGAGACCATCTTGAGTCACAGGCTCCCTTCAGGCCAGTGCTTTGTCCTCATGATCTGCAGTTCTCTCTGGGTTCCCTTTCAGCTCAGTTTCCCATgtgtttctgtctctcttgcagGACTGTCACCCAGGGCATGGCAACACCCTCAGGGTACCCTGGGGTTACTTTGCCAACCGCCGCCACCTCCGCCCCGTTGATAGCACCCGCAGGGCTGCCAGCCACTGCCCCAGGAGCCCCTCCAGTTCCTTTCCcaagcagctgcactgctggcacaggaagtcctctcttccagccagcATCAttccagcagcaaggcagccccATGAAAGCAGCTGAGATTTCCTTGGCCAATGTCCACGTTCCCCTGGAGTCCATCAAACCCAGTAAGTATCCCACGGTTTTCACCTCTCTCCGAATGCCTTCTGAAAGCAAAGCTTCTTGACAAAGCTGACAAAGCAGGAAGCAAGGATGAGGTGtcccagctgggcagccagattgcctgctgctgctgcaggtgattcctgcagcacaaacctgcctccctctgcccttctcCCCGTGGCAGGCAGTGCCCTCCCGGTGACAGCCTACGACAAGAACGGCTTCCGGATCCTGCTGCACTTCGCCAGGGAGTGCCCCCCGGGGAGGTCGGacgtgctggtggtggtggtctccatgctgaacacagcaccactccctgtgaagaacattgtgctgcaggctgctgtgcccaaGGTAGGGAAGCCTGGCCCTGACTCTGTGGTCGGGAATGCTTGGGCATGAATTCAGAGACTGGGGGCGGCCTGGCTCTACCTTCCTATAGCTGTGATGCTTCCAAAACATAAAGGTGGTTGTCAGGGGCAGAGGACACTGAGCAGGGTGAGGCAAGCACTGCAGGTAGTTCTGGTTTTCTTGCTAAGATcagtccagcacagggctgttggACAGAGCCACCTGTGAGGTCTTTAGAGTCAGAATTTCTGAAAGACAGACTCACAGACTCCCcatggttggaaaaaacctctaagatcatcaaatccaaccattatctagctCTGCCAGGGCCACTACTGTaccatatccttgagcaccacatctagatggcttttaaatacatccagggatatGATTCAGCCActttccctggacagcctgttccagactttgagaacccttttggtgtagaagtttttcccagcatCTGACCTAACCTCCCATGGCGaaacttgaagccattttctcTGGTCCTGATGACAGCCTAAATCTGACAGTGAGTTCCATTGtgctcagggctctgggcaccctgatctagtggaggaggtccctgcttactgcagaggggtttggactagatggtctttggaggttccttccaacccagatcattctgtGTGGTAATTTTGGATAGCCAGCATGTCTCAGCTGTGCTCTACCTGTTGTTGAGAAGGTGTTCTCCAACAGCAGACAGCTCAGATAAGAAGGTGCTGTTGGTGTTCAGCTGACCAATGCTGATTTGTCAGTCTACCTGTTCCTGTCATCTTGTGCCAGCTGGGCTGACTCTTGCTTCCTCATCCTCACATCTGGGTTGATTCTCTCCAGTCTGGATGTGTGTGGTTATCTCCCCAGCCTGTGTATGAATCTCTCATTGTCCCCAAGGCAGGAGTTGATCCCTGAGGTTCTGTGTTCTTTTCCATTTGCAGTCCATGAAAGTGAAGTTACAGCCACCCTCTGGCACAGAGCTGTCTCCATTCAATCccatccagcctcctgctgccatcaCCCAGGTCATGCTTCTGGCAAACCCTGCGAAGGTGAGAGGGGCAGATCATCATGGAATGGGATTTCTCCTGTCCTCCTTGCTCTGACCTGAGTTCTGTGGGGAGGATGAGCCAAACGTTTGAGCAGATAGAGCTGTTTGTTCCTACCTTGCCCTCCAAAGGAGGTCACTGCACAACGTTGGTGTTTCAGCTCAGGGCTCTATGTAATCTCTTCTCCAACAGACTCTGTAAGCAAGGAGAGGTACAGGGAGGTCCTGttcttctgtcccagcaaaaggGCAACAGTCATCTAAAGCTCAGCTTTAAAGGGCAGCTGTCAGAGCTCTGTCAGTAGCTGGTCTGACTCCCAGATGCACTGCAAGTGCCTGGCTGTGATGATAGTGAGACTGATGTCAAATTAGCTGGTGCTGCAGAAATAACTTGTGCTGTGTAGGGGATGTAGCCTGACAGACCTGAACCAGCAGACAGATGTCAGAGCACATCAGCTCCAGTATTTGAGGAAGTGCCTGTGAGCAGCCCAAGGTGGCTCACACTTCCTTTGCTGATGAGCTCTTTTTTCCTTGCTGTAGTTACTCATTGCAGTAGCCTGTTccacagagctcagagctgtgtgctgaagcAGTTTCTAATGATTGACAAATCTACAGGTTGCTGCTTGAGAATTACAGCAAAAGGATCCTTGAAGCATCAGCTGGAAGCTTTGAGGTCCAAGAGGAGAATTGTTAGAGGGGGTTGTTGAAAGCCCAGGAGGCACATGGAGTTCCCCTCACTGAAGGACTGGCTCCATCTCCTGCTTCCCTTTTCACTGAGATTTTTGCAGAGCAGGAGTTGTTTTTTTATCTTCCTCCACATGATGAGGAATTCAATTCTGAAAATGTTGACCTCTTCCAGCAGCATACTTCAGGCacactggagagcagctgagcaatgGGCGCTGGCCACGTGCGTCCAAACTGTTACCTCAGGTcattcctgctcttctcctgctgtTCCATGCTCAGCAGTAAAGCTTTTGTGCTATAAAACCTGTCAGGTAAATCACTCAGGTTTGCTGAATAGCTGAACTGCTTCATGACCTTTAACCTTggccctcctccccctgctacACGCAGCAGGAGCCTCGTGCTCTCTGTAGAGCTCCAACAGTGAAGTGTTTTCATTCAGGAGCAAGTGGGGCTGTTCTCACGTtgctcttgggttttgttttccctgcagGAGAAGGTGAGGCTGAGATACAGATTGACCTTCACACTGGGagaccagcccagcacagaggttGGAGAAGTGGATCAGTTTCCCCCGGTAGAGCAGTGGGGGAACCTATGACCTTAGGACACTGCCAGAGACTCTGTGACAGGACCAGGAGAGGATCCCACAGGACTGGAAGGAATGTGCCGTGGGGAGGGACACACATGCTATCCACTGGTGATGTTCAGCTTTGTTTACATGTCCTGACCACTCTGCTTGTAGCTTTAGTCCAGAATGTTTTGCCCCACGTTGAAGGGGTCCTGGAACATTTCTGCCAAGCGTGAACTGAGTGGCAGCCAGTaacaggcagtgctggctgcttttATCTTGCCCTCTGGGTGAATCTGGTTCTATCTTCCACTCTATTTAAACTTGAAGTTACTGTGTTTTGAAGGGAGACCAGTCAGCAGGAGGGGATTTAGTTGGCttgttcctgtgctgctgtccagAGATACCTACAGGCTGGTGGGGTGATGATGCCACCATGAGCTTCCTCAGTGCAGAGCCCTTACATGTGCCCTCCCTTGGACTTTACCTCCTCAGTGCTGGACCCACTAAGCATGTTGAGCAGTAATGCTGGCTCTGTGAGGGGATGCTTGTTTGTCACACTGAAGTGGCACTtagctccctgcctccttcccaagGCTCAGTgtcagctgagcctggctgcttgTTGTGCCACACTGCTCTGTCTGCAGTTCTCTTTGTTTTACATTGTCCCTCTCCTATCTGTtttgggcagcaggggctgagctccATTTTAAGGGTTCCACTGGTtagttttctgcttttgttgCGTTCCATCgtgtgggggaaggaggaaatgaaaTGTGTAGTGAGGAGGtaaagagggctggagaggagtggTCAGTATTGGTGGAGGACAGCACCTGGAGTGCAGAAATGTCTTTGCAATCACTAGTGAGGTGTAGTGACTGAATCCAGGGACAGGAGAGGTGTCTCTCACATCCCCTCATGCAGGCAGTATTATTATTGTAGTAGAATAAAGTGTTTTATTGAGAGGAGTGCAATGACACACAAGATGTAAATAATAGAGCTATAGGATACCTAAATAAGAACAAGCAGACAGtgaaaggaaagaaggctctgctgggctctgacaATGCATGTGCTGGGTCTAATGCCCTCTTTTATTTGTTCCCTGTATTAAGTGGCTAAGTGCAATTGTCTCCACAAAGGAGAAAGCAGTTTGGCTGGACATCAGTGTTCTGCACAATCAGGGGCAGAAGAGCTgacccctccagctccagtcTCACAGAAACGAGGTTTAAATCACCAGAGCTTGATTCCAGCagcctcttccttcttcctcttgaATTCCAACCTGAAGGAGTGCCTCAGATGGGCTTTGGGACAGGCTGGTTTGAATTATCAGGGGTTTTATCATCCATTGACTGAAGCACAGGCAGGGTGGGCCCTTGGACTCTGAGCTCAGCGTTTCTAGCAGTGCTGTGAAGCAACAGCTCTCACCAAGCTGTGGGTGGGAGCAGTCAGCTCAAGCACTGAGAGACTCGGTACAGGAGAGCCCTGCCTGTTGTAGGAGAACTCCAGAGGAGAACCTGCTGCTGGAATTAACGTTGGCTGATAAAGCCATCACTGCAAACACAGCTTGGAGTTACTTGTAGTTGAATTTTCCTTACTGTGTTGCAAAGTAAAAACCAGTAGAGGTGAACTCAACAGGTTCAAAGGCCTGAGGTCCTAAATGGAAGcaccaggtagttgtagaagcaCTGAAGATGGGATCAAAGCTTGGCCAGGGAGCTTCCTGTAATCTCTTGGTCTGAAGCTCACGAAGGCCCCAGCCTTGTAGATGTGGAATGCAGGTGAGAGGGATGGGTAACCTGGATCCTTAGAGAAAGGGGTTTTTAATTGATGGACTAGGATAGAGAGGACAAGGGGAGAATCCTTTCTGCCTCAGACATGTTCTTGCCAGCACTTTAGACACAGTAGGCATGAGGGTAGTGTGTCCTGAGGAAGCGAGTCTCACTGCTTTAGATGCCTACAGGTGAATCTCACTGTGACTTGGAGGGAGTCAGCGGAGCTCGAGTTCCCTCTACAGAATGGCTTTGTTCTCGGTGCCGTGGTCTGGCTGTGTGACAATCCAGTGTTCAAAGCTTTGGAAATGAAACTATGAATGTCCCTTGTCTGCAGGGTGAGGGTCCTGCTTCATCCCAACAGCCACACCTGTACATACAGCTCGAACGcgtctgctctgctgcatggtCAATAAATGGTTTTCCCTACCCTGTGCTGTGCAAGGCCCTCACTGACCACTGCTCTGGGattcccagctctcagcccagctTCTTGGGACCACCCAAACTAAAGCAGAAATGGAGAAGTTGCTGTTTTGCAGAAGTCCAGTGGTTTAAAGGTGGCCTTCACGTCAGGTCTGGGTGTTAAGAGGAAAAGCAACTGAAAAAGCCAAGGCAACGCTTGGGAAGTGATTGGGttcctgtactgggcactgctgaggccacacctccagccctgggttgttttggggctctcactccaaggacatgaAGGTGCTGGAATATGCTCagaggaagggcaacaaagctgggggaagggtctggagaacagggctggtgaggagcagctgagggaattggggctgatgagcctggagaaaatgaggctgaaaaggagagcttctggctctacagctccctgagaggttggagccaggttaAGGGTTGGTCTGTCTCctaagtaacaagtgacaggatgagaggaaatggcctcaagttgtgccaagggagctttaggttggacattaggaacaatttcttcactgaaaaagtggttaagccctggaacaggctgcccagggcagtggtggcatccccacccctggagaggtttcaaagccatctagctgtggtgctgagggacactgtttggtggtgacctggcagtgctgggttaacagttggactcaaagctctcagaggtcttttccaaccctaatgattttATGCTGCTGTTGGTAGTGAGGTTTacttcaccaggggagggttgccAGGCCGTGTGGAACAAGCAACCTCAATGGTTAGATGCAGCTTCCTCTTCAACGCTGCATTTAGGTTTATTTTGAAGTTGTGTTCacggaaaagaagaagaaatgtccAAACAATATGCAAAACAAGACATTTATTCTTAGAAAAGCAGTCAGGTTTATGTACAGTGAgccacagaggaggaggaaaatcacATGCTGCCACCTTCAGGATCCATCCAAGGTGCCTTCTTTGACGATGACTCGTGCAAGGTTTCGTGCAAGAGCAAGCCTCAGCATCTCCACTTTGGTGTTCTCAATGTCATCATCCTGAAAGCAAGCAGAGTCTGGGTTAGGCTGATAGACCCACTCATGAGCTGggttttggaaaggaaaggtcaTTAAGAGAGACACTATGAGTAGATTTacctgttccagggctgagAACAAAAGCTACATTGCCTGCTTTTAACAGAATACATCTGATTTGAAGAGACCTTatagatcatgcagtccaacctttgacccagcactgaggggTCAAacactacaccatgtccctaagtaccaggtccacacactgcttgaacacccccagggatggtgactccaccactgcccattCCAatctttgataaccctttcagtgaagaaatattccctaatatccagcctaaacctcccctggcaaagcttgtaaccatttcctctggtcctgccacttgccatcaaggagaagagtctgccccctcctcattccaacctcccttcaggtagctgtagagagatCAGCCCAAGGCAGCACTactcagccttttcttttcctggcagctgcagcagtttgccTGTGTAGCAAATGGCTCCTTGTTCTGCACCTGAACGCCCCAGAGCTTGAGCTGTTAGTTGGCAGCCTCTCAGCTCCTCACTGCCTCTGTCATTTGCAATTATTTCtcttggaaaagcagcagaattcAATCCAGATCAGTGAGGagtggaagtccctcctgtgctgagttTGCCTCCACTGAAACCTCTCTCGTTGATGCCTCATTTGGCTGCCCTTAAAAAGTACCAGCACatagcagcctcagcagcttgggctccctccctcttttctgCCCTCACAGAGGAATAGGATTTGGAGCTTGCTTTCCCCAACCCTCCTCACAGCCCCACCAATTCACTGTCCAGTTGTCCTCAAAGCAGGAGCTACCTGgaatttctgctgctgtgccttccCTGCTGTCAGGTCTTCCAGGCATCGCATCAGCTCGTAAGTCTGCTCCGCTGAGAACACCACCTGGGGAAGTGACAGTGCAAGGGACCGAGGTGAGGGATATCACCCTGCCCCAGGTAACACAGCTCAGAGAGGGGGAATGCTCTCACACCCCCACAGATCCAGCCTCACCCTTCACATCACAGCGTCAAAGGATAATTCAGGCCGAGAGGGCTCTAGTGCCACCTCCTGCCCGCACCAAGCAGGGTCAGCTATGAGCTCAGAGGAGGTGCTCTGAGCTTCATCCAGACATGGAGCTGCAACTT is from Dryobates pubescens isolate bDryPub1 chromosome 20, bDryPub1.pri, whole genome shotgun sequence and encodes:
- the GGA3 gene encoding ADP-ribosylation factor-binding protein GGA3 isoform X2 — translated: MKNCGRRFHNEVGKFRFLNELIKVVSPKYLGDRVSEKVKSKVIELLYSWTVALPEESKIKDAYYMLKRQGIVMFDPVIPADRTLIPSPPPRPKNPVFDDEEKSKLLAKLLKSKNPDDLQEANKLIKSMVKEDEARIQKVTKRMHTLEEVNNNVKLLNEMLVHYSKEDSSEADRELMKELYERCETKRRTLFKLASETEDNDSSLGDILQASDNLSRVINSYKKIIEGQVINGEVELPVMPAVEGSNSTSNLNTLIDLAGLDVTSTPPPPVPPSTLAAAPTAAPAPAEIPILPPPPQAFRSSSSSQVEAAPAPHSSTANSLSLLDEELLCLGLNDPAPAAAKETSENNQWSMFENDQLDLDFFNPKMGTACNPAGNPLLHHAPQTTSGTSVTLPSAFTASQTAPSIPAPNSAPFVFSAGPAAPAGPPKTIPAAPGYFSSSVGSNTSQKMDALGQLLEEAKGTVTQGMATPSGYPGVTLPTAATSAPLIAPAGLPATAPGAPPVPFPSSCTAGTGSPLFQPASFQQQGSPMKAAEISLANVHVPLESIKPSSALPVTAYDKNGFRILLHFARECPPGRSDVLVVVVSMLNTAPLPVKNIVLQAAVPKSMKVKLQPPSGTELSPFNPIQPPAAITQVMLLANPAKEKVRLRYRLTFTLGDQPSTEVGEVDQFPPVEQWGNL
- the GGA3 gene encoding ADP-ribosylation factor-binding protein GGA3 isoform X1, coding for MAEAEGESLESWLNKATNPSNRQEDWEYIIGFCDQINKELEGPQIAVRLLAHKIQSPQEWEAVQALTVLEACMKNCGRRFHNEVGKFRFLNELIKVVSPKYLGDRVSEKVKSKVIELLYSWTVALPEESKIKDAYYMLKRQGIVMFDPVIPADRTLIPSPPPRPKNPVFDDEEKSKLLAKLLKSKNPDDLQEANKLIKSMVKEDEARIQKVTKRMHTLEEVNNNVKLLNEMLVHYSKEDSSEADRELMKELYERCETKRRTLFKLASETEDNDSSLGDILQASDNLSRVINSYKKIIEGQVINGEVELPVMPAVEGSNSTSNLNTLIDLAGLDVTSTPPPPVPPSTLAAAPTAAPAPAEIPILPPPPQAFRSSSSSQVEAAPAPHSSTANSLSLLDEELLCLGLNDPAPAAAKETSENNQWSMFENDQLDLDFFNPKMGTACNPAGNPLLHHAPQTTSGTSVTLPSAFTASQTAPSIPAPNSAPFVFSAGPAAPAGPPKTIPAAPGYFSSSVGSNTSQKMDALGQLLEEAKGTVTQGMATPSGYPGVTLPTAATSAPLIAPAGLPATAPGAPPVPFPSSCTAGTGSPLFQPASFQQQGSPMKAAEISLANVHVPLESIKPSSALPVTAYDKNGFRILLHFARECPPGRSDVLVVVVSMLNTAPLPVKNIVLQAAVPKSMKVKLQPPSGTELSPFNPIQPPAAITQVMLLANPAKEKVRLRYRLTFTLGDQPSTEVGEVDQFPPVEQWGNL